One genomic segment of Nerophis lumbriciformis linkage group LG20, RoL_Nlum_v2.1, whole genome shotgun sequence includes these proteins:
- the uqcc3 gene encoding ubiquinol-cytochrome-c reductase complex assembly factor 3, translated as MSAMRTVLFSTGLVAVLGLGYGMWSIITPGEERRRELIKNLPESNPGRMDEMRKRNVLLMQKLKEAAETDDNIARGLGRSR; from the exons ATGAGTGCTATGCGAACTGTCCTGTTTTCTACCGGCTTGGTGGCGGTGTTAGGACTCGGCTATGGAATGTGGTCCATTATTACTCCAGGCGAGGAGAGGCGGAGAGAACTCATCAAG AACCTGCCGGAATCGAACCCGGGGAGGATGGATGAGATGAGGAAGCGCAACGTTCTGCTGATGCAGAAGCTGAAGGAGGCCGCAGAAACCGACGACAACATCGCCAGAGGACTGGGAAGATCCAGATGA
- the sub1b gene encoding SUB1 regulator of transcription b, translated as MPKTKEVLSSTSGSESESEVETKTKKRKSSTPEKTVKKAKGGETSKPGGSSKDGGNSEDNMFQIGRMRYVSVRDFRGKVLIDIREYWTNSDGDMKPGKKGISLNPEQWSQLKEQISEIDDAIKRV; from the exons ATGCCTAAAACCAAGGAAGTGCTGTCCTCCACCAGTGGAAGCGAATCTGAGAGCGAGGTTGAAACCAAG ACAAAGAAAAGGAAGTCCAGCACGCCAGAGAAAACGGTGAAGAAAGCAAAAGGTGGGGAGACCTCAAAGCCGGGAGGCTCGTCCAAAGATGGCGGCAACAGCGAGGACAACATGTTTCAG ATTGGAAGGATGAGATACGTGAGTGTCCGGGACTTCAGAGGGAAAGTTCTGATCGACATCCGAGAGTACTGGACCAACTCAGACGGGGATATGAAACCTGGGAAGAAAG GTATCTCCCTGAACCCAGAACAGTGGAGCCAGCTGAAGGAGCAGATTTCAGAAATCGATGATGCCATAAAGCGAGTATAA